A segment of the Salvelinus sp. IW2-2015 linkage group LG23, ASM291031v2, whole genome shotgun sequence genome:
CACATTGGAGAGCTCCACAGAGAGCGGTCGGCCTTTGAAGGTGGTACCATGGAGGGCCTCGATAGCCTGCAGCGCATCCTCCTTCCGCTCCATGTGCACAAAGGCATAGCCCGCCGAGGAAGAGAGCCTCGCTGTAAACAAGCACAGGAGGACAACACAGCGAGCTAATGAATTTAACCACCAAACTGTTTCCATTCAACTATTTTTATGAGAKGAAAGTATCTGTAGGATACATTTTAACAAATTAGAATAAACTCCCGATAGGCCTGACAGAAACagctaaaaaaaatgtatttcttttaaataaaggttcaactaggcaagtcagttaagaacaaattcttatttacaatgacggcctactggggaacagtgggttaactgcattgttcaggggcagaacgacggatttttaccttgtcagctcggggattcgatccagcaacctttcggttactggcacaaccactaggctacctgccacctaaaTTGTCTGTACACTTTCCTAAATGtttataaaacaaaatacatgcgacaaattatttttttgggggggggggggggctaaaataTAACGCGTGAGACAAACGttggtggatatatatatattttttctttaccAATTGTTtgtataataaccatcatatcgaagtaaacttccAGTCACGCGATGCTATGTTGCGTGGCCCTCCTACTACGAGGTGAAAAAGCATGCAgttcattaggctacagatgaaataagtgatgaacttcacagcgtggtgaaagtgcacagtgatgagcttgaggcTTATTCCCATTAAATATCCAGGGTCTTCATTTGAATGATGGCGATATGACGATCGGCGCTTGGCTGCCAATTACGTCGAGATACTCTTGACAAATTGACCAATAAAAATGATCCTGCTCTTGtccataatctcatcatgtacacTCTGAACTTTTCCCGTGagagcacgtgccaagaccagtgGGCAAATTTGTTGATTATCGCAAAACCGCCAGAGTTAAAAATCGGCTGGCGGCACATAGAACTTCGTTTTTTTGTATTTGGCAAATTAAGTTATACGGCAGTGCTTTTTATGTGCAGTCAATACGCGCAgctttttatccgcaacaagccAGTCTGACGGAAACAGCTCTGCCAGGAAAATGGGCATATTTTTTTRTGCGAATATTAGATTATTCGCTTGAAACTCTTCCGACgggcctccagagtggcgcattggtctaaggcactgcatcacagtgctagctgtgacactagagattctgggtttgagtccaggctctgtcgcagccggccgcgaccgggagacccatggggcggcgcactattggcccagcgtcgtcccgggttaggggagggtttggccagcagggttGTCCTTGtaccatcgcgcactagcgactgctgtggcgggccgggcgcagtgcacgctgacacagtcaccaggtgcacggtgtttcctccgacactttggtgcggctggcttccgggttaagtgtgcactgtgtcaagaagcagtgaggcttggttgggttgtgtttcggaggacgcaaggctctcaaccttcgccccTACCAAGTCCGTACRGGAGTTGCAGCAAAgagaagactaactaccaattggaaaccacaaaattggggataaTAAGGGGTAAAAGTAACAAAAWaaacacacaaaaaacattttKACAAGTGGATTGAGACCAAGTTACAAACAAGAACATTTAGTCTATTTACTAAATTGAAGTTTTACTGTATGTACACAAAGTAAATGCATGAAAAGGCGTGGGGAAACGACATGGCTCACCTTTGACCTTATCACACTCCAGAACTTTCCCAAAGGTCTGAAAGAGCTCCTGTAGGTCCTCAGCAGAACACATGGCACTAAGGTTCCCAACAAACACCTTGGTGGAGTTCAGGGGCCGTCCGCGGGACTCTTCAACCACTAGGTTGCGGCCACGGAACTCCCGTCCATTCAGTTCTCTTATGGCTCGATCAGCAGCACCATCTCCCTGGAGGTGGATGAAGGCAAACTGCCTGAGTAAACTACAGGTGACCACCTGTCCGTATGGTCCAAAGAGCTGTGTCAGGTCCTCCTGAGAGGTGTCCAACGCCAGGTTCCCCACAAAGAGCTTTATAGCATTGTTCTTATCTGTCGACTCCATGGCTGGGCACACCTGGGGAAAGAACAGGAGGGTGTCACTGACCTAGCTAAGTTAGTTTATCTTTCAGctggtggcacagcggtctaaagcactgcatctcagtgcttgaggcgtcactacagacaccctggttcgaatccaggctgtatcacaaccggccgtgattgggagtcccgtagggcagcgcacaattggcccagggtttggccggtgtaggccgtgatcgtaaataatatatatatatattttaaatgacaGAACTGAAAAGGGACGTGTACTCTATAGGCAAATAATGAATATAGTAGTTTAATAAAACGTGACGTGTAATTAACAATATATTTAAAGCATGAAGTTAAACTAGTCCATGGTCAAACCTGCTGGTAATGATTCAGTTAATTAGCTAACATTTGCAAAGCTTGCTAACTAGCATTTGCAAAGCTAAGTTAGCCAACTAGTTACTGTTAGTTCCCTCCCCCCTTATCGAGTCGAGGTGGCATCAATTCGGAGATGCTTGGCAACACCAGTTCGGGGAACATGAGATGGTCATTGAATCACTCGAAACTGCTGTATATTACAAACATAAATTGGCCGAGGTGTGATCACAGACATATCTTGGCTCGCTAGCTAAAATGATCAATTCGGCGCGGATTAGAGTTagcaacagtagctagctaaattagcttgctggctagctaagcTAGCAATCTGCGTTATGTTGCGTTTTCATAAGCAGTTACATATATTTGCAACAATTTAGagcatactgtacatttttaacATCCCATTGTGTATTCATAACAATTGCTGAGTTcaacaaaaataacaatagtTTAACTCAAACAAAAAATAGCTAAGCACACTTTGCTTCCATCTTACCTAACGCGGTGCAATATTTTCAATGACCACATCCGGTTCCGATCTTTGAGCGAGTGACGTGTGATATTTCCTACAACAGACTAGAGCAGAACTCGTTATTTTAATGCTACACAAGGCTGGCTACAATATTTTGCTACAATGTGAGCATCAGAACATGAGCAAATTGTTTGAGTGGCGTGTACAAATAGGCTACCACTTAGTGTTTCAACCATTAGGTACTTCTTATTGTTACATTTAATATGTCTGTCTATCTAAGTCTCCATTGCAAAAGTGTGTGTACCAAATGAAACAGACATTTATTCTGTAAAATATTTACATGTTTCCTGATTGCTGCATAATTTGTTTACAATGATGATTATGACCACTCAGAAGTTTAGAAATCATTTATGCAGATTAATTATATAACCCTCTTTCACAAAGGACAGAATAAACAATAGATTTGAATTGTGTTTTAGTGGCGATTTTCCCGTTGACAATACTGTATTTAGGAGATGTTTCACAAGGTGGTGACGGGCGCATGCGTATTTAGCCTTGGTCTCAGCCAGGTTTGTTTCTCTCCAAAGTGTGAATGGAAAATATAAGGAAGACAGATCAGAGGAATGCGAGGAACTTCTGAATCACAGCTACACAGAGAGATCTCTGCCTGGACGGTCCAGACAGCGCCAACATGGCATGTCAATAGATCTCGGTCTATTACAGTTTTCTATACTTTAGACGTTTCTGTGGCATTTGGACATTCAGGGATCAAGTGGAATTTACAGTAGGCTATTCAGCATAATCTCTCACACGACAGGGGATCGGAAGATTAAGGTACATTTTGTCAATTCGCCATTTATTTTAATGTGTAAAATAAGAAACAGTTGAATCTTTGTTTGATTACTGAAGTCACGAGACTTGGCACCGATTAACTGAAGGTATGTAAAAAGAGTACATATCACAGAAGTTGCAGAGTTTTACAGAGTTACCTCTTACAGAGTTACAGAACGTGTCAGTAAATATAAAACGTGTGGAGTACGTTGGAGGCCAATACCATGTCCACAAATATGATGGTGtaattttattattataatttaaaaaatatacaaaatcaaAATGTTCTATTTACTGAAATAACCTTTGATTTCATGGTCTGTTATTACAATATAGTCAACGGTTAATTATGCCTATATTTTTCACCAGTGGTTCCCCAACATAAAAAACGGTATACCTCCAGTAATAAACCAATTATAAAATGCTTGTTTGGTATTACAACTTTATGTTGTTCTGCTGATATATTCAGGTCCTGACAGGTCACAGTTGTTTTAGTGTCAATATTACAATAGTCTCATGAGGTTCAAAAGTGGGCTCTGGTATAGGCTATTCATTCtggacattttgttgcattattatGAATTCAAATTTAAGATATTGCCTTACATTTTAGACTTGTACCTCTCAGTTGTTTACAAGGTTAGATTTGCATTTTCACACATGACTCAGTAGGTTTGGAGTGTTTTAAGTGCCTATCTCTACCACCTCACCATGTCTAGACTTGCCAAGCGGGAATTTGGGCAGCCAGCATCACCACCctttctctcaaatattgtgtTGGGCTCAGGACTGTCTTATACCGCAGCAGCCAATCCCTGGAGGGAAGTTGGAGGAATAGACATCCAGTCATTTTCCATAATAACAGCCTGTGCATATAAACCACCTCTGTTAAAATATAGCCGCACCTTCTCATATTCAAAGGGTTTAACAAGCTAACACAAAATTATACTTCAGTCCTAGCAAGTTCACTGTTGATGGTAGGATCCTTAGGATATGTACACGTTAGAACACCCTCGCAATTGTGGTGAGTCTTACTCTGATGACATACACCCTCCAGATTACTCAGTGAGAGGAAGGAATAGGGTGTGGGAGTTTCCCAAAATTATGGAGAAGTAGTGGTCAGCACGGAACACAGGGCACGTCATGACATGATGCCTGCTAGTGGTACCAGAAGGGAACAGGAAGAGCACTGATTCCGAAGCATTGGTATGATGAAGAGCAGAATGGGAAGTATCATTGTGGCAACTTGTCCTTAAAGCCTAACCACATAACTGCATGGTGCATAGATACCATACAGTACCTGTTTGTGCAAGCTGTACACTCTGTTCCCCAGATGCAGGAGGACCCGGTGTATGATTTCCCTGAGCCGGTCGGGGAGCTGGTAGGAGAGAGGCGGGCTTGTTCTCAGCGTGGCTCCCTGAAGAACATCAGTGTGCTGGACCGTCTGCTTCTCACACACCCCGTCTGGCTGCAGCTGTCCATCAACTCTGCCACCGCTCTGCACATCCTACAGCGGGAGCCGCCTGGGGTGAGACACGCACGCACAACGCACACCGCACTGACGCGCACGCACAAAACACAACCTGAGTGtgtatctctctgcctctctgtagACCTTTCTGGTGCGCAAGTCCAACACCTCGCAGAAGAAAGTGCTGTGTGTCAGGCTTGCAGACGACAGCGTTCCCTCCTTTGTCAAACAATTTGTCATCCGCGAAGTGGACTCCAGTGAGTGATGAAAGACTAAGGCAGGGATGTTGTATCTACAGCCTGTTGATATGAATAACGAGGGCTTTTAACTAATGATCTTCTTCTTGCTTCTCCGTCTCCCTTCCATTCACAGCCTTCTCTTTGGAGAGAGCGGCTATCGGTTTCCCTGACCTCTTCCGGCTCATTGCCTTCTACTGTGTTAGCCGGTATGGGCCTTTTACTTGGCTTCACAGTTCAAAgttcaaaaaggcactcgcacatctgagctctCTTTGTTGCAGGTgtatggtaacagttgaataagatgagaaaaaaagaagaaacccgcacactgctgtGACAAAGGCCTTGatggccgatacgtaaagctaaATAACGAGTAGTGATTCTTGGCTTCACTGTAGAATGGGTTTAGGACATTTAGACAACTAATGTCAACCAGTGTTATCCATCTAGATCTGCATTATCTCTCATTATTGGTCCACATCATATCCTACTAGAATTAGACCTGTCTATAAAACTTATGTGCTGTCTATTTCAGGGATGTGTTGCCCTTCCCACTGGAGCTCCCTGAGGCCATAGTCAAGGCTTCATCCCACAAACAGCTGGAGTCCATTTCACACATGGGTGTGGGTAGGTACCGCAGAGTGGCTCAGAGGTCTGATCAACCAAGATGTTGGCAATCGTTGTAATGCTAGCTGACATTGTGTACCGTACACAACTCGTCAAGGATAGCGTTGAGGAAGTATGCCGACACAGTTTTGCTTCTTCTTCATTCAGAGTTCTGGAGCTCCCAGCTGAACTTCAGAGGTCCACGCAATGGGCCCCCACCTGTCGAGGCGGCACCGCTGCCCCCTAGCCCCACCCCTGAGGACTGTGCCACGCCCCAGGAGAGCCCCACCCTGTTCCAGGAGTTCTGCCCCATCCAAACACGCAGCCCCCGGGAGCTGAACTGCGGGGCAGCAGGCCAAGGGGCTCTCTGTTTCATCAACCCACTCTTCCCGCAATCCCATCCTGCACTGCTAAAACGCCACCAGTTCAAGCGCAGCCTCAAGGTGCGTGTCTCGACTGAGAACTCTAGCCCTTTGTCCCCACCAgttgcccctccccctcccccacctctGCTGGCCAAGAAAAATATTAAGAGCAAGAAGGTCCAGCGGGCCAGTGGAGCAGTGGAAGCCAgagtggagggtgagggagggacagCACCCGTCCAGGAGGACTCAGACTATTTGCAGCCATGCTTGGTTCTTCCAGTTCTTCCGCAGAAGACCAGGGTCCCACCCACACTGTCTCCCACTGCAGAGGAGGACTACCATGTGCCCTTAGGTCTCCTGCAGGGACTGGCCCAGGAaaaaggaggtgaggaggaggtgggTCTCCTGCTGGAGCAGAGATATGCTCCCTCCCTGAGTGAGCTGGACAGCAGCAGTTCCCTCAGCAGcctggaggaggcagaggagagctcAGAGCGAAATCCCCTCACCAGGGGCACCAGTAACCCCTCACCCCCATGCACCTTGCCCCCACGCCAGCCCGTCTCAGTCCTGCGCAAGCTGAGTGCAGTCTTTGTGTCCTTCTTTGTGCCAGAGAAGCGCGTGGCGAGGCTGGTGGAGGACCTGTCCCGTGACAGGAGGACTGCGTTTGGTGTCCTGGTGCAGGATTTCCTCAGGCAGCAGCGGGAGGCGATCAAGCCTCAATGCCAGAGATCTAGCGTAGAGCTACTGCAGGGCATCCGCTTCTTCCTCTCCCAGGCCAAGACCTTCCTGCTGGACTGTGGGGAGCTAGAGCCCCCAATTGAGACTATGGTGCCTGATGATGAGAAAGGTACAGCAACATTGATCCCCAATGCAAACAGCAGGCATTAGTAAAATAAACAGTCAAAATATGCTCAGTAATTTTAAATACAACTATTGCTGCCATGTTTCCCTCTACAGATAATGACATGTGACCtcatgaatgtgtgtttgtgtgcagacCTGGTGCTGGAGAAAGCCATGTTCCGCTGTGTGCTGAAACCTCTGAAGGGACAGATAGACAGGACACTACAAACTCTGCATGAGCGAGACGGTTCCACCCAGAGCATGGCAGAGAGCCTGGCTGTGGCCAGGGGAAAGACCCCGTTGGAGTGTTTTGGAGTGCGGGTGGGAGTGCCGGATGCTGCCGGTGTGGAGAAGGTGCGGCAGAAGTTAGCTCTCATGAGGCGGGCTTACTCGCCCATTGACAAGGTTGTGCTGCTCCTGCAGGTCTGCAAGCTCATCTATAAAGCCATGACGGACAATTCAGGTGAGGGCTTTTTTATGAGAGAACATGGCAAAGAAATAAACCTTACAGAACCAACAGCTGCTATCCCTTCCATCCATGGTAAAGTTGTCTTGTCTCCATGAGCAGGCAAGGAATTCGGTGCAGATGACTTCCTACCAGCCCTGTCCTATGTCATTGTACAGTGTAACATGCCAGAGCTGTCTGTGGAGGTGGAGTACATGATGGAGCTGCTGGAGTCATCATGGCTGACAGGGGAGGGTAAGGCTGACAGAAAACGATCAAACCGTTAACcccaactacagtaccagtcaaaagtttggacacacctactaattccagggtttttcttaatttttttactattttctacattgtagaataatagtgaagacatcaaaactatgaaataacacatatggaatcagggaaaagggggatacgtagtcagttgtacaacttaatgcattcaactgaaatgtgtcttccgcatttaacccaacccagagaggtgcggggggctgccataatcgacatccacgtcttcggcgcccggggaatagtgggttaactgccttgctcaggggcagaacgacagatttttaccttgtcagctcagggattcaatacagcaacctttcggttactggcccaacactctaaccacatgtaggaaccaaaataaaaagtttaacaaataaaaatatattttatatttgagattcttcaaagtagccaccctttgccttgatgacagctttgcacactcttggcattctctcaaccagcttcatgaggtagtcacctggaatacatttcaattaacaggtgtgccttgttaatttgtggaatttctttccttcttaatgtgtttgagccaaacagttgtgttgtggtatacagaaaatagccctatttggtaaaagaccaagtccatattatggcaagaacagctcaaataagcgaagagaaatgacattccgtcatgactttaagacatggtcagtcaattcagaaaatttcaagaactttgaaagtttcttcaagtactatgatgaaactggctctcatgaggaccaccacaagaaaagaagacccagagttacctctgctgcagaggataagttcattagagttaccagcctcagaaactgcagcccaaataaatgcttcacagagttcaagtaacagacacatctcaacatcaactgttcagaggagactgcgtgaatcatgccttcatggtccATTTACTGCAaataaccactactaaaggacaccaataataagagacttgcttgggccaagaaacacaagcaatggacattagacctgtggaaatctgtcctttggcctgatgagtccaaatttgagatttttggttccaaccgtcgtgtctttgtgagacacagagtaggtgaacggatgatctccgcatgtgtggttcccaccctgaagcatggaggtggtggtgtgggggtgctttgctggtgacactgtctgggatttatttacaattcaaagcacacttaaaccggcatggctaccacagcattttgcagtgatacatctcatctggtttgctcttagtgggactatcatttgtttttcaacaggactatgacccaacacatctccaggctgtgaaagggctatttgaccaaggagattgatggagtgctgcatcagatgacctggcctccacaatcacccgacctcaacccaattgtaaTAGTTTGTGCTCATAtgtgcatatgtgggaactccttcaatacttggaaaagcattcaaggtgaagctgattgagagaatgccaagtgtgcaaagctgttatcaaggcaaagggtggctaatttgaagaatctaaaatatattttgatttgtttaacactttttttggtttctacatgattccttatgtgacaattcatagttgtgatgtcttcagtattattctacaatgtaaaaaatagtaaaaataaagaaaaacatttgaatgagtaggtaggtgtgtccaaacttttgactggtactatacatacACAAGTATTTATGCTTTAAATgggaaatatttcaaatagtatatGATGCCAAATAGCTATCATAATCCAGTGTTGCAATGTTTGTACTAGGTGGGTACTACCTGACCAGTGTGTATGCCAGCCTGTGCCTGATCCAGAGCCCGCCTGAAGAAATGCCCTCTAGCGGGCTGACCCAGGGGGCCAGAGACTCCCTGAAAGACTGGAGCCAGCGCCGGAGCAGCCAGGCTTTGAGCCAGAAAAACATACAACAGCAACTGGTACGACTCAAATTATTTATTAGCACCAATACTGTATAGAATTACACACCTACCTCTAACACTAAACAGAAATCAACACATACCTAAGGTATGTGGAATTATATGTGACAGTTGGAAATCCCTGTATCCCAAAGTGACCAGTAGGACTGCTTTGATATGAACTGTTCTCATGGGAAACTTTCTTTGAATTGTGTGTTGCAGAGGTGTGTCAAGGTTCTGCTTCAAGATGGAGAAAGCAGCTGGTTAAAAACCCTGCAATGGAGGGCAGGAGTTAGTGGGGAGGCCCTGACCCAGCTCTGTGCTGCTAAATTTGGGGTAGACAACCCAGAACTGTACAAGCTGTACTGGCGGAATGAGGGGGAGATTCAAGCCCTCCCAGCCCAGGCCCAGATCCAGGACCTACAGGGCCAAGGCAGCAGTGGAACACCCCTCATATACCAGAAAGCCAAACTGGATGGACTCAAGACTTGCAAACTAACAAGAGAGGCGGCTGTGGACCTTGTGGAATCACATTGAGTACCCACACGTTAATGAAACAG
Coding sequences within it:
- the LOC111950972 gene encoding ras and Rab interactor 2-like, giving the protein MQEDPVYDFPEPVGELVGERRACSQRGSLKNISVLDRLLLTHPVWLQLSINSATALHILQREPPGTFLVRKSNTSQKKVLCVRLADDSVPSFVKQFVIREVDSTFSLERAAIGFPDLFRLIAFYCVSRDVLPFPLELPEAIVKASSHKQLESISHMGVEFWSSQLNFRGPRNGPPPVEAAPLPPSPTPEDCATPQESPTLFQEFCPIQTRSPRELNCGAAGQGALCFINPLFPQSHPALLKRHQFKRSLKVRVSTENSSPLSPPVAPPPPPPLLAKKNIKSKKVQRASGAVEARVEGEGGTAPVQEDSDYLQPCLVLPVLPQKTRVPPTLSPTAEEDYHVPLGLLQGLAQEKGGEEEVGLLLEQRYAPSLSELDSSSSLSSLEEAEESSERNPLTRGTSNPSPPCTLPPRQPVSVLRKLSAVFVSFFVPEKRVARLVEDLSRDRRTAFGVLVQDFLRQQREAIKPQCQRSSVELLQGIRFFLSQAKTFLLDCGELEPPIETMVPDDEKDLVLEKAMFRCVLKPLKGQIDRTLQTLHERDGSTQSMAESLAVARGKTPLECFGVRVGVPDAAGVEKVRQKLALMRRAYSPIDKVVLLLQVCKLIYKAMTDNSGKEFGADDFLPALSYVIVQCNMPELSVEVEYMMELLESSWLTGEGGYYLTSVYASLCLIQSPPEEMPSSGLTQGARDSLKDWSQRRSSQALSQKNIQQQLRCVKVLLQDGESSWLKTLQWRAGVSGEALTQLCAAKFGVDNPELYKLYWRNEGEIQALPAQAQIQDLQGQGSSGTPLIYQKAKLDGLKTCKLTREAAVDLVESH